The Vicia villosa cultivar HV-30 ecotype Madison, WI linkage group LG1, Vvil1.0, whole genome shotgun sequence genome includes a region encoding these proteins:
- the LOC131656307 gene encoding uncharacterized protein LOC131656307, with protein MREYTEYSHLVAALLVAEQNDELLIKNHQARPTGTMPYPETNAMTFNRGRGGFSHLKRRGGHVHFDGNNGYACFDSHNQGGYHGRNLFHGRNHFHGRGRGRGHVNSYTSPRYDQNNWNRKEKGKYIQEGPSRNYEGICYRCGKTGHWSKVCRTPEHLCKRQMAYVEEKGKEVNYNEIEPINDNTYFETTDFVGGETD; from the coding sequence ATGAGGGAATACACTGAGTATTCTCATTTAGTTGCAGCCCTTCTAGTGGCAGAACAAAATGACGAGCTCCTTATAAAAAACCACCAGGCACGACCCACAGGAACAATGCCATATCCTGAAACTAATGCCATGACCTTTAATCGTGGGCGCGGTGGCTTTAGTCATCTCAAGAGACGTGGTGGTCATGTTCATTTTGATGGTAATAATGGTTATGCTTGTTTTGATAGTCACAATCAAGGAGGATATCATGGTCGAAACCTTTTCCACGGTCGAAACCATTTTCATGGTAGAGGACGTGGAAGAGGTCATGTGAATAGTTATACATCCCCCAGATATGACCAAAATAATTGGAATCGCAAAGAAAAGGGTAAGTATATCCAAGAAGGTCCCTCAAGGAATTATGAGGGTATATGCTACAGATGCGGAAAGACAGGTCACTGGTCTAAGGTGTGTAGAACACCAGAACATTTGTGTAAAAGACAAATGGCATATGttgaagaaaagggaaaagaagtgAATTATAATGAGATTGAACCCATAAATGATAATACCTATTTTGAAACTACTGATTTTGTTGGAGGTGAAACAGATTAG
- the LOC131618698 gene encoding transcription factor LRL2-like, whose product MEGESNNKDNSSEPVSYENEEETSNHEVPEDHHIQNQQSETSVAQWNCVPKLPYSNYVEYLSESSTYLPTAEYNLVGNNYQTLGSTNSFNDQGKAFGFGFKPIGSSSNDYGIMKHAGFWRNNGEEEEEAITAKTGSTQNLLNAECDATWPSDSVGDKHNASRFDSMGMVGDASPFLLPIPKSGSSSTRQKSEKSRCTDRHRRQRIADNLKALHELLPNQEGGCQAQAYILDDIIDYVKYLQNQLKELSGSKLQSDSNAIPLVYHEGYGHYIKDQMLNEPLEEIMGKLVEEQSAATSQLLESKGLILLPIALLEELNQAMQLLNQAS is encoded by the exons ATGGAAGGAGAAAGTAACAACAAAGACAACAGTTCAGAGCCAGTCTCatatgaaaatgaagaagaaacgaGCAACCATGAAGTCCCTGAGGATCATCACATTCAAAATCAACAATCTGAAACAAGTGTGGCACAGTGGAATTGTGTGCCAAAACTACCTTATAGTAACTATGTTGAATATCTCTCTGAATCTTCAACTTATCTTCCAACAGCCGAGTATAACTTGGTTGGGAAcaattatcaaacacttggtagCACAAACAGCTTCAACGATCAAGGAAAAGCTTTTGGTTTTGGTTTTAAACCGATTGGTTCTTCAAGTAATGACTATGGTATTATGAAG CATGCTGGGTTTTGGAGAAataatggagaagaagaagaagaagcaattaCAGCTAAAACTGGAAGTACTCAAAACCTTCTCAATGCTGAG TGTGATGCAACATGGCCAAGTGATTCAGTTGGAGATAAGCATAATGCTTCAAGATTTGATTCAATGGGAATGGTTGGTGATGCTTCACCTTTTTTACTTCCAATTCCAAAATCAGGAAGCAGCTCCACAAGACAGAAAAGTGAGAAATCGCGTTGTACTGACCGT CATCGCAGACAACGTATTGCTGATAACCTCAAAGCCTTACATGAATTGCTTCCAAATCAAGAAGGG GGTTGTCAAGCTCAAGCTTACATACTGGACGACATCATCGACTATGTTAAATACTTGCAGAATCAACTAAAG GAACTAAGTGGAAGTAAATTGCAAAGTGACTCAAATGCTATACCTCTAGTTTATCATGAG GGTTATGGGCATTATATAAAGGATCAAATGCTGAACGAGCCTCTTGAAGAGATAATGGGGAAACTAGTTGAAGAACAATCAGCAGCAACAAGTCAGCTACTTGAGAGCAAAGGTCTTATTCTACTGCCTATTGCTCTGCTTGAAGAATTGAACCAAGCTATGCAATTGTTGAACCAAGCTAGCTAG
- the LOC131644392 gene encoding TNF receptor-associated factor homolog 1b-like yields the protein MAGVLSKESGVGKSVEGISRAEEALAGWGSSEQVENRITSTSPPYWDNDEDDGGLKPSELYGKYTWKIEKFSQITKRELRSNAFEVGGYKWYVLLYPLGCDERNHLSLFLCVANHDKLLPGWSHFAQFTISVVNKDPKKSKYSDTLHRFWKEEHDWGWKKFMDLSKMSDGFVDTSDNLMIKTQVQVIREKSDWPFRCLDCLYRRELVRVYLKDVEQICRRFVEERRSKLGKLIEDKARWSSFFAFWSDIDQTSRHQMSREKTDVILKVVGEHFFIENEVTSTLVMDSLYSGLKALEGQTSKKDLVKLLDSEEITAPIVRVEKDTFVLVDDVLPFLERAAIEPLPPKDEKGPQNLTKDGNSGEDYNKDSMKHDERRLTEIGRRTLEIFVLAHIFSKKIEVAYQEDVALKRQEELIPEEEAPKQAENDQKTKGNK from the exons ATGGCTGGGGTGTTGAGTAAGGAGTCTGGAGTGGGTAAGTCTGTGGAGGGGATTTCGCGTGCCGAGGAAGCATTGGCGGGATGGGGATCTTCTGAGCAGGTGGAGAATAGAATCACATCTACTTCTCCCCCTTATTGGGACAACGACGAAGACGATGGTG GACTAAAACCTTCCGAGTTATATGGGAAATATACATGGAAGATAGAAAAGTTTTCCCAGATTACCAAAAGGGAACTTCGCAGTAATGCATTTGAGGTTGGAGGCTACAAATG GTATGTTTTACTTTATCCACTAGGTTGTGATGAACGCAATCATCTCTCGCTGTTTCTGTGTGTAGCTAATCATGACAAACTTCTTCCAG GATGGAGTCATTTTGCACAATTTACAATATCTGTGGTCAATAAAGACCCAAAGAAATCAAAATATTCTG ATACATTGCACCGATTTTGGAAGGAGGAGCATGACTGGGGATGGAAAAAGTTTATGGATCTGTCAAAGATGTCTGATGGATTTGTTGACACTTCTGACAATTTGATGATAAAAACTCAAGTTCAAGTCATCAG GGAGAAATCAGACTGGCCTTTCCGTTGCCTTGATTGTCTTTATAGGAGGGAACTTGTTAGGGTATATTTGAAAGATGTAGAACAAATTTGTCGGCGTTTTGTGGAGGAAAGACGGAGCAAGCTTGGGAAGTTGATTGAGGATAAAGCTAGGTGGTCGAG TTTCTTTGCTTTCTGGAGTGACATTGACCAAACATCTAGGCACCAGATGTCTAGGGAGAAGACAGATGTAATTTTAAAAGTTGTAGGGGAACACTTTTTTATTGAGAACGAAGTCACCTCTACTTTGGTAATGGATTCCTTGTATAGTGGATTGAAGGCTCTTGAGGGCCAGACTAGcaagaaagatttggtaaaattgttGGATTCTGAAGAAATAACAGCACCTATTGTCCGTGTTGAAAAAGACACGTTTGTACTGGTGGATGATGTTTTACCGTTTCTTGAAAGGGCTGCTATAGAACCACTCCCTCCAAAAGATGAAAAGGGTCCTCAAAATCTTACAAAG GATGGAAACTCTGGGGAGGATTACAATAAAGATTCTATGAAGCATGATGAGAGGCGTCTCACAGAAATAGGGCGCAGGACTTTGGAAATATTTGTCCTTGCTCATATATTCAG CAAAAAAATTGAGGTTGCTTATCAGGAAGACGTTGCTCTAAAGAGACAAGAAGAACTCATTCCTGAAGAAGAGGCACCGAAGCAAGCTGAAAATGATCAGAAAACAAAAGGTAATAAGTGA